One stretch of Roseibium sp. HPY-6 DNA includes these proteins:
- a CDS encoding thiamine pyrophosphate-dependent dehydrogenase E1 component subunit alpha — protein MAPTREQQHWMYRNMVTSRKFEEAIAGIYFEGKTPVFSMADGPIPGEMHLSDGQEPVAVGVCAHLNAGDVVTATHRPHHQAIAKGVDLDKMAAEIFGKKTGLSGGRGGHMHLFDADVNFACSGIIAQGMGPAVGAALSRKMQNKPGVAVAFVGEGAVNQGGWHEAMNLAATWNLPFVCVIEDNAWGISVSKEDSTAISNNAERASAYGMPGIRIADNDPYAIFEAAGEAISQAREGNGPSLIEVETYRLAGHFMGDAEGYRPEGEKDALFEKDPIPKMRAKMLADGMAGEAELETIEAEAAARVEAAIKFARDSADPAPEDALTSVFA, from the coding sequence TTGGCACCAACGCGTGAACAACAGCATTGGATGTATCGCAACATGGTCACGAGCCGGAAGTTCGAAGAGGCCATTGCGGGCATCTATTTCGAGGGCAAGACGCCGGTCTTCAGCATGGCGGACGGCCCGATCCCAGGCGAGATGCACCTGAGCGACGGGCAAGAACCTGTCGCGGTTGGCGTCTGTGCTCATCTGAATGCCGGCGATGTGGTTACAGCCACGCACCGCCCTCACCACCAGGCAATCGCAAAGGGTGTTGACCTGGACAAGATGGCGGCCGAGATTTTTGGCAAGAAAACAGGTCTGTCTGGCGGACGCGGCGGGCACATGCATCTTTTCGATGCGGATGTGAATTTTGCCTGTTCGGGCATTATCGCACAGGGCATGGGTCCCGCAGTTGGCGCCGCGCTTAGCCGCAAGATGCAGAACAAACCCGGAGTCGCGGTGGCCTTTGTAGGCGAAGGCGCCGTCAATCAGGGCGGATGGCACGAGGCGATGAACCTTGCGGCCACCTGGAACCTGCCTTTCGTCTGTGTGATCGAAGACAATGCCTGGGGCATTTCGGTCTCCAAAGAAGACTCGACCGCTATTTCCAACAATGCCGAGCGTGCCTCTGCCTATGGAATGCCGGGTATTCGCATCGCCGACAATGACCCCTACGCCATTTTTGAAGCCGCCGGCGAGGCCATTTCACAGGCCCGCGAAGGCAACGGCCCATCACTCATCGAAGTCGAAACCTATCGCCTTGCCGGGCACTTTATGGGGGACGCTGAAGGCTACCGGCCTGAGGGCGAGAAAGACGCGCTTTTTGAAAAAGACCCGATCCCGAAGATGCGGGCAAAGATGCTGGCCGACGGAATGGCTGGCGAGGCCGAGCTCGAAACCATCGAGGCAGAAGCCGCAGCACGTGTTGAAGCCGCGATTAAATTTGCCCGCGACAGTGCGGACCCTGCGCCGGAAGACGCGCTGACATCGGTCTTCGCATAG
- a CDS encoding alpha-ketoacid dehydrogenase subunit beta, with amino-acid sequence MNKPNERKLTIARAMAEAVAQEMRVDPSVFVMGEDIGKLGGVYGNTRGLLEEFGAERIRDTPISETAFIGAAVGAAQDGMRPVVELMFVDFFGVCFDAIYNLMAKNIYFSGGNFKVPMVLMTSTGGGYSDAGQHSQCLYGTFAHLPGMKVVCPSNAYDAKGLMTAAMRDDSPVVYMYHKSLQGMGWLATEPGATVHTPEESYTLEIGKAKVVREGTDVTIVSVGMGVHHALKAAAQLEEKGTSAEVVDLVSLVPLDRDTIRKSVAKTGRLIVVDEDYMSYGVSGEVIASVTEHDISVLKAAPKRVAYPDVPIPFARVMEQYCLPNPDKIVAAFDGMNAA; translated from the coding sequence ATGAACAAACCAAACGAAAGAAAACTCACCATCGCACGCGCAATGGCGGAAGCCGTTGCCCAGGAAATGCGCGTCGACCCGTCGGTCTTTGTGATGGGTGAGGATATTGGCAAACTTGGCGGCGTCTACGGCAACACGCGCGGTCTCCTCGAAGAGTTCGGAGCTGAACGCATCCGGGATACGCCAATCTCCGAGACGGCCTTTATCGGCGCAGCCGTGGGTGCGGCCCAGGACGGAATGCGTCCTGTTGTGGAGTTGATGTTTGTCGATTTCTTCGGCGTCTGTTTCGACGCGATTTACAACCTGATGGCCAAAAACATCTATTTCTCGGGCGGAAACTTCAAAGTGCCGATGGTTTTGATGACCTCCACGGGGGGCGGCTATTCCGATGCGGGGCAACACTCGCAATGTCTTTATGGAACTTTTGCTCACCTGCCGGGAATGAAGGTGGTTTGTCCTTCGAATGCCTATGATGCCAAGGGCCTCATGACGGCTGCCATGCGTGACGACAGCCCCGTGGTCTACATGTACCACAAGAGCCTGCAGGGCATGGGTTGGCTGGCAACCGAGCCGGGGGCAACTGTGCATACCCCCGAAGAAAGCTACACGCTGGAGATCGGCAAGGCCAAAGTTGTGCGCGAAGGCACCGATGTGACCATCGTCAGTGTCGGTATGGGCGTTCATCACGCACTCAAGGCGGCCGCGCAACTGGAAGAAAAAGGGACCAGTGCAGAGGTCGTCGACCTTGTCAGCCTTGTGCCGCTCGACCGGGACACGATCCGCAAATCAGTCGCCAAGACGGGACGGCTGATCGTCGTGGACGAGGATTACATGTCCTACGGCGTGTCCGGTGAGGTGATTGCCTCCGTTACTGAGCATGACATATCCGTCCTGAAAGCTGCGCCCAAACGCGTTGCCTATCCCGATGTGCCGATCCCGTTTGCGCGCGTCATGGAGCAGTACTGCCTGCCCAATCCCGACAAGATTGTTGCTGCATTTGACGGCATGAACGCCGCCTGA
- a CDS encoding lipoyl domain-containing protein, with protein sequence MTDIIIPTDLWEEDEDTVITSWLVNDGASVEEGALIAEIMTAKVQYEIHAPASGTISIAKEADAVVPKGGVIGTIS encoded by the coding sequence ATGACAGACATCATCATCCCGACCGATCTGTGGGAGGAAGACGAAGACACCGTCATCACGTCATGGCTCGTGAACGATGGGGCATCCGTCGAAGAGGGTGCCCTGATCGCGGAAATCATGACCGCAAAGGTTCAGTACGAGATCCATGCGCCCGCCTCGGGCACGATCAGTATCGCGAAAGAGGCAGATGCTGTTGTGCCGAAGGGCGGTGTCATCGGTACGATCTCATGA